The DNA sequence AGGTTCTACGTTGTTACGCCACCTCAGATAGTCATCCACGTGAAGCAGTATCAACTCAACGGATGCTGTGTCAGGAAATATCTGTACAGTCCCAATAAGGCTTGCGCTGTCCGATTTATGCTCCGGCAGCACAAAATTGACGGTCCTGTACCGGGCTACAGGGATTTCGAGGCTTTCCTGCCGCAACAGAGCCAGGCTTCCGGCATACAGCGAATTGAACGTGAGCGGAATCGCAAGAACAAAATACCTCAATGGAATCCGTCGGGTTTTCCTGGACATTCAGTCAGTTTTATCCACTTCAGCAGCACCGGCTGAATATAACCTTCGAAGAGCTACTCCCTGGATTGTCAGGTAGAAGCCCACAAGCAGCGGAATAAGACCCGTTCCTGCGATTATCAGAGGAAGAATGCTGGAATCCGCGGCGTTCTCGATGGCTCCGGCTGCCTTCGAAAGGTGCTGTGTGGCTCTATTGAAAGCTTCCTCGGTGGTGAAAAGGTCGCCCGCAAGAGAATCTACCCCGCCGGCAACTTCTTCAAGAACCGGCTCAAGTGGTTCAAGCGTGGCGGAAAGATGCTCCATCTGACTTATCATTTCTCCCGACGCGTAGAAGGTGTTATTCAGGCTGGAAACAGCTTCTGAGAAGTAATTTCTGCCTATCATCGAAGTAATCGTAACGGGCAGGTTTTCGAGGCTTTCCCCCACTATGAGCACCAGACCCCTTATCTCCTCCGTGGTTTCTTTTATGTTGTTTACCGTTATCCAGGTTTCGTGGACTATATCCTTCGTGCTTCTTATGGAATTGCTCACTTCGCTTACCAGAGAAGATGATGTGCCGAAATCTTTCCCTATAAGCTCCACCGCTGAGTTAGCGCTGTGAAGTCCATCCGCTATTGATACAAGGCTACCCCTGACCGGCCCCCAGGCGGTAAATGCCACGACAATTATCGTGGATCCCGCTACTATCGCAATAACACCGAGAACCCAGGAAAGCCAGATTGAAAGACTGTGAGAAATAAGATTCTTCCTTTTCATTTTAACCCCTGTCTGAATACGTTGTTTGAAAGTATTAATTAAAGTATCAAACTAATAGAGAAAAAACAAGACTGACCCATAATCCGCTTTCTCCTGCGGAAATACTATCGAAAGGCTTTCAGAAAGGCTGATGTGAATATGATCGATGATATAATTCGGGCGGCCCATGAGGCCGGATCAATCCTTCTTGACGCAGCCGGGAGGGATATGGAAGTAACGAAGAAAAACAATCATGAACTGGTAACCAAAGCGGATCTGCTCTCGGAGAAGCACCTGAAAAATCGTCTTCAGGAAATAAAACCGGAAGCCGGTTTTCTGGGGGAGGAGAGCTGGGAAGGAGATTTTCCCGAACCTCCTTTCTGGATCGTTGACCCGCTGGATGGCACAAATAACTACGCCCACAGTCACCCAGTCTGGTCCGTGAGCATAGCCTACTGGAACGGGAGTGAAATAGAGCATGGCTGCGTATTCGACCCTGGCAGAAAAGAAACCTTCTCAGCTTCAAAGGGATCGGGAACATGGCTGAACGGGCATCAGGTGTTCTCTACCGTGACAGAAAAAATGTCGGACTGCCTGTTCGCAACAGGTTTCCCTTACCACAGGAAAGAGAATAATCTTGGCCTTGATCTTGAAGTCCTCAAGTATTTCCTTGGAAGAGTTCAGGGAATACGAAGGGGTGGCTCCGCGGCTCTTGATCTCTCATATGTAGCCTGCGGGAGGCTGGATGGCTTCTGGGAAGAACATCTGAAGCCCTGGGATATGGCCGCGGGTTATCTTCTTGTAACAGAATCGGGCGGGGAAGTATCCGCATACGAAGGGGGAAAATGGTCCCCTGCCTCATGTGGAGCGGTAGCTTCAGGCAGGCCAATTCACAATAAAATGCTCCTGGGAATCGGACAATAGAAAGGACAGGTGAAACAGAATCTGATCGGCTTCACCTGTCGCCGTCTATCCGGGGCTATACTGTCAGAAGCCCAGGTTCACGCCTCCGTAGAACATGCTGATGCCGTCTACCTCTTTATCCGATGAAATGGGTTTGGTGTACTTGTACTCGGCAAAAACGCTCAGGGGAACCAATGGAGGTTCGAAGGAAACTCCCAGAACGCCATGAATTCCCGGATGCACATGATCGTAAGGATCGATGCTCACAGAACCGCCGGTTTCTTCGTTGATAACCTGAAGCAGAACATCAGCGTCACTGAAGAGTATATGGGCTCCTCCTCCCGCGCCAATGTACGGTTTCAGGGGAAGAGCCCCGATAGGTATTCTAATTTTCATGGTTGCGCCGAGATCTATATCATGAAAGGTAGCCGTGTAACCGCCAAGCATCTGGCTTTCGATGCTGTCGGGAGACCATCCCCATTCGTTCTCAAGGTATTGATAAAGACCGGTGGTATCTTCCCGAAAATTCTGGCCGTATTCATTTTCGATATAGGTCACCAGATACTGTTCCATCGTAATATCGCTCTCGCTTCCGGCGTACGAACCGCTTACTTCAAGTTCTACAAGGCTCAGGAGAGGAAAACTAAGTTGTCCGCCGAAAACAGCGCCTGACGCGCTCTGGCCTGTTCTGGGGTCGTTTCCATTGTAATAGCCTATCCTGCCTCCGAACCTTACCCCCGCAGTTGATATGCCACAGATGAGCATCAATATCATAATTTTGTTCACATTCAGCTCCTTTCGATTATTGCTTTAAACCCGGCACAGGATTAACGGTTTTCCTAACATTCTGTGCATTGTACCTTTAAGTATAATGTATTATTGTAATAATGTGTATTTCCAATTTTCACTATTATAAAGGAGGAAC is a window from the Candidatus Aegiribacteria sp. genome containing:
- a CDS encoding inositol monophosphatase, which codes for MNMIDDIIRAAHEAGSILLDAAGRDMEVTKKNNHELVTKADLLSEKHLKNRLQEIKPEAGFLGEESWEGDFPEPPFWIVDPLDGTNNYAHSHPVWSVSIAYWNGSEIEHGCVFDPGRKETFSASKGSGTWLNGHQVFSTVTEKMSDCLFATGFPYHRKENNLGLDLEVLKYFLGRVQGIRRGGSAALDLSYVACGRLDGFWEEHLKPWDMAAGYLLVTESGGEVSAYEGGKWSPASCGAVASGRPIHNKMLLGIGQ